A stretch of the Sinorhizobium alkalisoli genome encodes the following:
- a CDS encoding helix-turn-helix transcriptional regulator, whose translation MAKRVKTPSDIGALVRSARKEQNLRQDELAGVAGVGLRFIVDLEAGKPTAQIGKVLQVLQTLGCSVDILAPGERRQ comes from the coding sequence ATGGCAAAACGGGTTAAAACTCCATCTGATATCGGCGCGCTGGTCCGAAGTGCTCGCAAGGAGCAAAACTTGCGGCAGGACGAGCTTGCAGGCGTTGCTGGCGTCGGGCTCCGGTTCATTGTCGATCTCGAAGCCGGTAAGCCGACAGCTCAGATAGGAAAAGTGTTGCAGGTTCTGCAAACGCTCGGCTGTTCGGTCGATATTCTGGCTCCTGGTGAGCGCAGACAATGA
- a CDS encoding 2-oxo acid dehydrogenase subunit E2, with product MIEFKMPTLAAEIEAATLVEWFKQPGDHIKRGDVIALAETQTGAIEIEAFDEGVIGEQRVQPGRQIEVGTVLATIFSSEEADRPLRAAKASGAVARHPYERRGSARPSTVWLRPTQRSSAGLQYPGMHTVHGFPPVWPVVANGASTAVVPGDDDQEPRTSKRRLWPVRDDLRKAAAIAMLRSQREIPHYWVSHAIDATPLLDWVGAANAGRRAKNRLLYLAPLMKATALALKDVPDLNGHYGERGFRPSSAVHMGLATPLRGGGLVAPAIRDADSKSVDELMEAIAELAPRARLGRLRRSEITDATVILNNIGDGNADIIFPLIHPPQVSIIACGTPGPRPWAIADTVCVRQVIQVTVAGDQRVSHAPRAAEFLACLSRLLSEPEAL from the coding sequence ATGATCGAGTTCAAGATGCCGACGCTTGCGGCCGAAATCGAGGCCGCAACCCTCGTCGAGTGGTTCAAGCAACCCGGCGATCACATCAAGCGGGGCGATGTCATTGCTCTCGCTGAGACGCAGACGGGCGCCATAGAGATCGAAGCCTTCGACGAGGGCGTCATCGGAGAACAGCGTGTGCAGCCGGGGCGGCAGATCGAAGTCGGAACCGTTCTGGCAACGATTTTCAGCTCCGAGGAAGCCGATCGCCCCCTGCGTGCCGCTAAAGCAAGCGGCGCGGTCGCGAGACATCCCTATGAGCGGCGCGGGTCCGCACGGCCGTCCACAGTGTGGCTACGTCCGACACAGCGCTCGTCCGCCGGATTGCAGTACCCCGGCATGCACACGGTACACGGATTTCCCCCTGTTTGGCCCGTCGTCGCGAACGGCGCCAGCACGGCCGTGGTCCCAGGCGACGATGACCAGGAACCGCGAACCTCGAAGCGCCGCCTGTGGCCCGTTCGCGATGACCTTCGCAAGGCAGCCGCTATCGCCATGCTGCGGTCGCAGCGCGAGATACCACATTACTGGGTGTCCCATGCCATCGACGCCACGCCGCTCCTCGACTGGGTGGGGGCGGCGAACGCCGGCCGGAGGGCCAAGAACCGGCTCCTCTACCTGGCGCCGCTGATGAAGGCGACGGCACTCGCGCTGAAGGATGTGCCGGATCTCAACGGTCATTACGGCGAGAGAGGCTTCCGGCCATCATCCGCCGTCCATATGGGACTTGCGACGCCGCTGCGCGGCGGCGGCCTGGTCGCACCGGCCATCCGCGACGCGGACTCGAAGAGCGTCGACGAACTGATGGAGGCGATCGCTGAGCTTGCACCCCGCGCCAGGCTCGGCCGGTTGCGCAGATCGGAGATAACGGACGCGACCGTCATCCTGAACAATATAGGCGACGGCAATGCCGACATCATTTTTCCTTTGATCCATCCGCCGCAGGTCTCAATCATCGCCTGCGGCACGCCCGGCCCCCGCCCCTGGGCAATTGCCGATACCGTCTGTGTTCGGCAGGTAATCCAGGTGACGGTCGCCGGCGATCAAAGGGTCAGCCACGCGCCGCGGGCGGCCGAGTTCCTTGCCTGCTTGTCCCGACTGCTTTCGGAGCCTGAAGCACTCTGA
- a CDS encoding trans-sulfuration enzyme family protein: MPAETAFSVAPVDAAAVKSPSLRAETLALDGGLVIDPATHAIAPNISMSVNNVLTPGDGAFSADGVSDLTALPYLYARWTNPTVRQLEQRMAAIEGTEEALATATGVAAIAGTFLTLLKKGDHLIVSDVCYAGANELARRILPDYGVEVTAVNMSRIEEVAAAFRPNTRLVHCESPCNPILRLTDIVAVAGLAHAKGALLSIDSTLATPVATRPASLGADLVLHSLTKFINGHGDALGGIICGSKALVEKIRSRAGVYLGASLSAQNAWLILRGIDTLFARIRTMSQSAERLAEFLSAHPIVRAVTYPGLESHPQHALAKHQMRVFGGMITFQTATPHEVAARLAKKLKVAHYAFSLGHQRSIVVFLDTDEMMKSTYRLEGEGLSDYRSFAGDGVFRVSVGLEAVEDLVEDFDQALRA; the protein is encoded by the coding sequence ATGCCCGCCGAGACAGCGTTCTCCGTCGCCCCTGTCGACGCGGCCGCCGTGAAAAGCCCCAGCCTGCGCGCCGAGACGCTGGCGCTCGACGGCGGCCTTGTGATCGATCCGGCGACGCATGCCATCGCGCCCAATATTTCGATGTCGGTCAACAATGTGCTGACCCCCGGTGACGGCGCCTTTTCGGCTGACGGCGTCAGTGACCTGACGGCGCTGCCTTATCTTTACGCGCGTTGGACGAATCCCACCGTGCGCCAGCTCGAGCAGCGCATGGCCGCAATCGAAGGGACCGAGGAGGCGTTGGCTACGGCAACCGGCGTTGCCGCGATCGCCGGAACCTTCCTCACGCTTTTGAAGAAAGGCGACCATCTGATCGTCAGCGACGTCTGCTATGCCGGCGCCAACGAGCTCGCGCGCCGCATCCTGCCGGACTACGGCGTCGAAGTGACGGCGGTGAACATGTCGCGCATCGAGGAGGTCGCCGCCGCCTTCCGGCCCAATACCCGGCTCGTCCACTGCGAGAGCCCCTGCAATCCGATCCTGCGGCTGACGGACATAGTAGCAGTGGCGGGTCTCGCCCATGCCAAGGGAGCCCTTCTCTCGATCGATTCCACCCTCGCGACACCGGTCGCAACCCGGCCGGCATCGCTTGGTGCGGATCTCGTCCTTCACTCCTTGACGAAGTTCATCAACGGACATGGCGATGCTCTTGGCGGCATCATCTGCGGAAGCAAGGCGCTGGTCGAGAAAATCCGCTCTCGTGCCGGCGTCTACCTCGGCGCATCTCTGTCGGCGCAGAACGCCTGGCTGATCCTTCGTGGTATCGACACTCTCTTTGCGCGGATTCGCACCATGTCGCAATCGGCGGAACGGCTGGCGGAGTTCCTCTCGGCCCATCCGATAGTCCGCGCCGTCACCTATCCGGGTCTCGAAAGCCACCCGCAACACGCGCTGGCCAAACACCAGATGCGGGTCTTCGGCGGTATGATCACGTTCCAGACCGCCACTCCGCACGAGGTCGCCGCGCGCCTCGCGAAGAAACTGAAGGTCGCCCATTACGCCTTCTCGCTTGGCCACCAGCGCAGCATCGTCGTGTTTCTCGATACCGACGAGATGATGAAGTCGACCTACCGCCTCGAGGGGGAAGGGCTCAGCGACTATCGCTCCTTTGCCGGCGACGGTGTCTTTCGCGTTTCGGTGGGGCTTGAAGCCGTCGAGGACCTCGTCGAGGACTTCGACCAGGCGCTGCGGGCGTGA
- a CDS encoding type II toxin-antitoxin system HipA family toxin, producing MTARVLNVWWNGRIVGQFTQDRHGDIGFAYAEAWIEDESTLPLSASLPKRPERFSRRECRPFFGGLLPEERQRLVAAQALGVSPANDFALLDRLGGDVAGALQLLPDNQEPIETGPIADQQPTPLDDAGIVRVLDALPTRPLLAGEEGLRLSLAGAQSKVPVVLIDGRIALPLPGQATTHILKPPIARFPGTTENEAFAMKLGATIGLDVAPVEPRSAEGRSFLLVERYDRVRDASGAVRRIHQEDFCQALGVPPETKYASEGGPTFKDCFELLRRVSARPATDVLKLLDAAIFNLVVGNADAHGKNFSILYDDHGPRLAPLYDLLSTVAYPDLSPKMAMRIGKRATLAEMDADGWQAYAKEAGVGLPLVRRRITHLVDSTAEAVARVLEDISDLFIDSARINHVADLIAGRAKLVRLSI from the coding sequence ATGACGGCAAGGGTCCTCAACGTCTGGTGGAATGGTCGAATTGTCGGGCAATTCACCCAGGATCGGCACGGCGATATCGGCTTCGCCTACGCTGAAGCTTGGATCGAAGATGAAAGCACACTTCCGCTTTCAGCCTCCCTACCGAAGCGCCCGGAGCGTTTTTCCCGTCGTGAATGCAGACCATTTTTTGGCGGCCTACTGCCCGAAGAACGCCAGCGCCTGGTTGCAGCGCAAGCACTGGGCGTCTCACCTGCAAATGATTTCGCGCTACTCGATCGCTTGGGCGGCGATGTTGCCGGCGCTCTTCAACTCTTGCCGGACAATCAGGAACCCATAGAGACCGGACCGATTGCGGACCAGCAGCCGACGCCTCTGGACGACGCAGGAATCGTCCGCGTGCTAGACGCACTTCCTACGCGGCCGCTACTGGCCGGCGAGGAAGGCTTGAGACTATCGTTGGCCGGCGCCCAATCGAAAGTGCCAGTTGTTCTGATTGATGGGCGGATCGCGCTTCCGCTTCCCGGCCAGGCGACCACGCACATACTTAAGCCGCCGATCGCGCGCTTCCCAGGGACGACCGAAAACGAAGCCTTCGCTATGAAGCTCGGCGCCACAATCGGCCTAGACGTCGCCCCCGTCGAACCGCGGTCTGCGGAAGGACGCTCGTTTCTTCTGGTCGAAAGATATGACCGTGTCCGCGATGCCAGCGGCGCCGTGCGCCGCATACACCAGGAAGATTTTTGCCAGGCGCTAGGCGTGCCGCCTGAAACGAAATACGCCAGCGAAGGCGGGCCGACATTCAAGGACTGTTTTGAGCTGTTGCGGCGAGTATCAGCGCGCCCCGCTACAGATGTGTTGAAACTGCTGGACGCCGCAATCTTCAACCTGGTTGTCGGAAACGCCGACGCCCACGGCAAGAATTTCTCGATCCTCTACGACGATCATGGACCGAGATTGGCTCCGCTGTACGATCTGCTTTCTACGGTCGCCTATCCAGACCTTTCACCGAAAATGGCCATGAGGATCGGGAAACGTGCCACGCTTGCCGAGATGGACGCGGATGGATGGCAGGCTTATGCGAAGGAAGCTGGAGTTGGCTTACCTTTGGTGCGCCGCCGAATTACACACTTGGTCGACTCCACCGCTGAGGCCGTAGCGAGAGTATTGGAAGACATCTCAGACCTCTTCATCGATTCCGCTAGGATAAATCACGTTGCGGACTTGATCGCAGGCCGCGCCAAACTAGTCAGGTTGTCGATTTAG
- a CDS encoding ABC transporter permease — MNFSWVSTYWPLLAAGAVQTVLLLVISVVFGFILAIGLALAQINGSRGLKWLARGYCTCLRGTPLLIQLWLLYYGVGSLLPLVPGLRSSFLWPVLREGFFFAAVSFTLNYAAYEAEVLRGALLAVPKGELEAARAFGMSPAQVLRRIWLPRAIRIALPTITGEVVLQLKATPLAFTVTVMDLYAVAYKVRQDTLLVYEPLLVVTVFYVFLTLLVTRAFKIVETRVPVRR; from the coding sequence ATGAATTTCTCCTGGGTCTCCACCTATTGGCCGCTGCTGGCCGCCGGCGCGGTACAAACCGTCCTCCTGCTCGTCATATCCGTCGTCTTCGGGTTCATCCTCGCAATCGGCCTGGCGCTCGCGCAGATCAACGGTTCACGCGGTCTGAAATGGCTTGCCCGCGGCTACTGCACGTGCCTGCGCGGAACGCCGTTGCTGATTCAGCTCTGGCTGCTCTACTACGGCGTCGGATCTCTGCTGCCGCTTGTTCCCGGACTGCGGTCCAGCTTTCTGTGGCCGGTGCTGCGCGAAGGCTTCTTCTTCGCTGCCGTGAGTTTTACGCTCAACTATGCGGCCTACGAAGCGGAGGTCCTGCGTGGAGCGCTGCTCGCCGTGCCGAAGGGGGAACTCGAGGCGGCAAGGGCTTTCGGCATGTCACCGGCACAGGTGCTGCGGCGCATATGGCTCCCACGCGCCATCCGCATTGCACTGCCGACCATCACCGGCGAGGTCGTGCTGCAACTGAAGGCGACACCGCTTGCCTTCACCGTCACCGTGATGGACCTCTATGCGGTCGCCTACAAGGTTCGCCAGGATACGCTGCTCGTCTATGAACCGCTTTTGGTCGTCACCGTCTTTTACGTTTTCCTGACGCTCCTCGTGACCCGTGCGTTCAAGATCGTCGAAACCCGGGTACCCGTTCGACGGTAG
- a CDS encoding phosphoribosyltransferase encodes MRYSDRREAGQQLAKALDHYRGQEVVVLALPRGGVPVASEVAAHLNAPLDLLLVRKIGVPWQPELAMGAVIDGDRPAVVRNEETIRLAGVTDAEFESIYQRELAEIERRRRLYFADHPPTEITGRVVIVVDDGIATGATVKAAVIGLKSKKPAKIVVAVPVAPPDAVAELEREADEVICPLQPRMFGAIGYFYRDFDQLTDTDVMSLLAGRS; translated from the coding sequence GTGCGTTATTCGGACCGTCGGGAAGCGGGACAACAACTGGCAAAGGCGCTCGATCACTATCGTGGGCAGGAAGTTGTCGTGCTCGCGCTGCCGCGCGGCGGCGTCCCGGTGGCGTCAGAAGTGGCGGCTCATCTCAACGCGCCACTCGACCTCCTGCTCGTGCGGAAGATCGGCGTGCCGTGGCAGCCGGAGCTAGCAATGGGAGCGGTGATAGACGGCGACAGGCCGGCGGTCGTGCGCAATGAGGAGACGATCCGTCTTGCCGGCGTGACGGACGCCGAATTCGAGAGCATCTATCAAAGGGAACTCGCCGAAATCGAGCGACGGCGTCGCCTTTATTTCGCCGATCACCCGCCAACGGAGATCACGGGGCGTGTCGTCATCGTCGTCGACGACGGGATCGCGACCGGGGCAACAGTCAAGGCAGCGGTGATCGGGCTCAAGTCGAAGAAGCCGGCAAAGATCGTGGTCGCTGTTCCGGTTGCTCCGCCGGACGCCGTTGCGGAACTGGAGAGGGAAGCGGACGAAGTGATATGCCCGCTTCAGCCGCGAATGTTCGGCGCCATCGGCTACTTCTACAGGGATTTCGATCAATTGACCGACACGGATGTCATGAGTCTCCTCGCTGGACGGTCATGA
- a CDS encoding dienelactone hydrolase family protein, translating into MAPDRTDVIEVEIPPHRLPGFLRLPERPRGVIVFAHGSGSSRHSPRNTYVAEALRRRGFATLLFDLLSGREAENRANVFDIRLLADRLVDACSWVATAPGARGLAIGLFGASTGAAAALVAAAELGDRVFAVVSRGGRPDLAAAVLEGVGTPTLLVVGGDDEDVLRLNRAALAKIAGPKRLEIIPGATHLFSEPGALDAVIEAAADWFESHCGRNGRTESGG; encoded by the coding sequence ATGGCCCCAGATCGAACCGACGTTATCGAAGTTGAGATCCCGCCCCACCGGTTGCCGGGGTTTCTCCGCCTGCCGGAGAGGCCGCGCGGCGTGATCGTGTTTGCGCATGGCAGCGGATCGAGCCGCCACAGCCCACGAAACACCTATGTGGCGGAGGCCTTGCGGAGACGGGGCTTCGCCACGCTGCTTTTCGACCTCCTGAGCGGGCGGGAAGCAGAGAACCGCGCCAATGTCTTCGATATTCGTCTTCTGGCCGATCGTCTTGTCGACGCATGCAGCTGGGTTGCGACGGCACCCGGCGCCCGTGGGCTGGCGATCGGCCTTTTCGGGGCGAGCACCGGCGCGGCCGCCGCTCTCGTGGCGGCGGCGGAACTTGGCGATCGGGTGTTTGCGGTTGTCTCGCGTGGCGGAAGACCGGACTTGGCAGCGGCAGTGCTCGAAGGCGTCGGTACGCCGACGCTGCTCGTCGTTGGAGGGGACGACGAGGATGTCCTTCGGTTGAATCGTGCGGCCTTGGCAAAGATCGCGGGCCCCAAGAGGCTGGAGATCATCCCGGGCGCGACGCATCTGTTCTCGGAACCAGGTGCGCTCGATGCGGTTATCGAAGCAGCGGCCGATTGGTTTGAAAGCCATTGCGGCCGCAACGGCAGGACAGAGAGCGGAGGGTAG
- a CDS encoding universal stress protein, with translation MTKHILVATDGSDKAHDAVTMAADLAKAANARLTVLHVILHGLRAEEANRLADAEHLVRRVSAYTMPQLGRVPASMNEFFQASQGDIPQAVSVLGDQIARDAAENARTLGVGTVDTRVEPGDYAETILSVADEVGADLIVVGSRGLGRLRGLLVGSVSQKVVQYAPCSVVVVR, from the coding sequence ATGACCAAGCACATTCTTGTCGCCACCGACGGATCGGACAAGGCCCACGACGCAGTAACCATGGCGGCGGATCTCGCCAAGGCCGCCAATGCGCGGCTCACGGTTCTTCACGTCATTCTGCATGGCCTCAGAGCTGAAGAGGCAAATCGCCTTGCCGATGCGGAACATCTGGTCCGCCGCGTATCTGCCTACACCATGCCCCAACTCGGGCGCGTTCCCGCCTCGATGAACGAGTTCTTTCAAGCGTCGCAGGGCGATATTCCACAAGCGGTTTCAGTCCTTGGAGACCAGATCGCGCGGGACGCTGCCGAAAATGCCCGGACTCTCGGCGTCGGCACAGTAGACACCCGCGTCGAGCCGGGCGACTATGCCGAGACCATACTGTCGGTGGCCGACGAAGTCGGCGCCGACCTGATCGTTGTCGGCAGCCGAGGGCTTGGCCGTTTGCGGGGACTGCTCGTTGGAAGCGTATCGCAAAAGGTCGTTCAATACGCCCCTTGCTCGGTCGTTGTTGTTCGCTGA
- a CDS encoding AMP-binding protein codes for MSEETGQPSSPAAVDGQDSHARDLIAIVTEFVRELHSQRASSIEIAPSSRIERDLGIDSLGRTELTLRIERAFQVRLPANAISEAETVSDLGRALERARPAGKRGVIRKSTASALPTVPAASEARTLVEALEWHEKRHRDRLHLTLLEDETTTLDTLSYGELAARARRVAAAIVLRGVVPGDRVALMLPTSVDFFVAFFGILDAGAVPVPIYPPTRLSQLEEHVRRQAGILGNAGARLLITMPEGRRLAGLLKAVVEPLKAVDCVADIESAASEKELPGPADPGATALIQYTSGSTGDPKGVVLSHANLLANIRAMGEAIQAGSKDVFVSWLPLYHDMGLIGAWLGCLYFGAPLYAMSPLNFLTRPESWLWAMHNYRATLSASPNFGLEICLNKLSDPLLEGLDLSSVRMIANGAEPVSAATLRRFSERFGRFGLSARALAPVYGLAESSVGLAFPPLGRPPLIDRVNRRALSTHAIAEIANAEDPAPVEIVACGQPLPRHEIRIVDDAGRELGERREGELQFRGPSATAGYFRDEEKTRALFHDDWLDSGDRAYMAGGDVFITGRVKDIIIRAGRHLYPQEIEAAVAAVPGVRKGGVAVFGQADRATGTERVVVIAETAETDPDASASMQERVIAATTDIVGSPADEVVLVPPRSVPKTSSGKIRRGAAKVLYESGRIGSENRPLPMQLSSLMLLGIGAQMRRLTRRLKEFLFAVWWWAVLGVALSAGAVAVLVLPRLSWRWHAVRWICRAALAVMGVPLAASGVECVPRQGAMLAFNHSSYFDVFVLAAILPGEPAIVAKRELAGHFLAGPLLRRLQIPFVERYDVSESLEDASRLTALARDGRVLVVFPEGTFTRRPGLTGFYLGAFKVAAAAGLAILPGIIRGTRTVLRGEQWFPRHGAISVEIADAVAPSGTSFEAVINLRDAVRDVILSRCGEPDLGGLAKPEPPA; via the coding sequence ATGTCGGAGGAAACTGGGCAGCCGAGTTCACCTGCCGCAGTCGACGGGCAGGATTCGCATGCTCGCGACCTGATTGCGATCGTGACGGAGTTCGTACGCGAACTGCACTCGCAAAGGGCCAGCTCCATCGAGATCGCGCCCTCAAGCCGGATCGAACGCGACCTCGGCATCGACAGTCTCGGCCGCACGGAACTGACCTTGCGGATCGAACGCGCCTTTCAGGTGAGATTGCCCGCCAACGCCATATCCGAAGCCGAGACGGTCTCCGATCTCGGTCGGGCGTTGGAACGGGCGCGGCCGGCGGGAAAGCGCGGCGTCATCCGCAAGAGTACGGCGTCGGCCCTGCCGACCGTTCCCGCCGCGAGCGAGGCTCGCACGCTCGTCGAAGCGCTCGAGTGGCACGAGAAGCGGCATCGCGACCGCTTGCACCTGACCCTGTTGGAAGACGAGACCACCACGCTCGACACCCTCTCCTATGGCGAGCTCGCCGCGCGCGCGCGCCGGGTCGCCGCTGCCATCGTCCTCCGTGGCGTCGTGCCGGGTGATCGGGTCGCCTTGATGCTTCCGACCAGCGTCGATTTCTTCGTGGCCTTTTTTGGCATTCTCGACGCCGGCGCTGTCCCGGTGCCGATCTATCCTCCGACGCGCCTATCGCAACTCGAAGAGCATGTGCGCCGCCAGGCCGGAATTCTCGGCAATGCCGGCGCTCGCCTGCTCATCACCATGCCGGAGGGCAGGCGGCTTGCCGGACTGCTCAAGGCGGTCGTGGAGCCGCTGAAGGCGGTCGATTGCGTCGCGGATATCGAGAGTGCGGCGTCCGAGAAAGAATTGCCCGGTCCGGCCGATCCGGGCGCGACGGCGCTCATCCAATATACGTCCGGAAGCACCGGCGACCCGAAGGGCGTCGTGCTGAGCCACGCCAACCTGCTCGCGAACATTCGTGCGATGGGCGAGGCCATCCAGGCTGGCTCGAAGGACGTGTTTGTCAGCTGGTTGCCGCTTTATCATGATATGGGGCTGATCGGCGCATGGCTGGGCTGTCTCTATTTCGGCGCTCCGCTCTATGCGATGTCGCCCTTGAACTTTCTCACCAGGCCGGAAAGCTGGCTGTGGGCGATGCACAACTATCGGGCGACTTTGTCGGCATCGCCGAATTTCGGACTCGAGATTTGTCTCAACAAGCTTTCAGACCCCCTCCTGGAGGGCCTCGATCTCAGTTCCGTGCGGATGATCGCTAATGGGGCCGAGCCCGTGAGCGCCGCTACTCTGCGCCGCTTCAGCGAACGCTTCGGGCGCTTCGGCCTGTCTGCCCGGGCCTTGGCTCCGGTCTACGGGCTGGCGGAAAGTTCGGTCGGCCTTGCCTTTCCGCCGCTCGGACGCCCGCCCCTGATCGATCGGGTCAACCGGCGGGCATTGAGCACGCATGCCATCGCCGAAATCGCCAATGCGGAAGATCCGGCGCCGGTTGAAATTGTCGCCTGCGGCCAGCCCCTGCCGCGCCACGAAATTCGCATCGTCGACGATGCGGGCCGCGAGCTCGGCGAAAGGAGGGAAGGCGAACTTCAATTTCGTGGACCCTCCGCGACGGCCGGTTATTTCCGTGATGAAGAGAAGACGCGCGCGCTCTTTCACGACGATTGGCTCGACAGTGGAGACCGCGCCTACATGGCCGGAGGCGACGTCTTCATCACCGGACGCGTCAAGGACATCATCATCCGTGCCGGGCGTCACCTCTATCCGCAGGAGATCGAGGCGGCCGTAGCCGCCGTTCCCGGCGTCCGCAAGGGAGGGGTCGCCGTCTTTGGTCAGGCCGATAGGGCGACGGGCACCGAGCGAGTGGTTGTCATTGCAGAAACCGCTGAAACCGACCCGGATGCGAGCGCATCCATGCAGGAGCGCGTGATCGCGGCCACGACCGACATCGTCGGTAGCCCCGCCGACGAGGTGGTTCTGGTACCGCCGCGGTCCGTACCCAAGACGTCGAGCGGCAAGATCCGCCGCGGCGCCGCGAAGGTGCTCTATGAAAGCGGGCGCATCGGGTCGGAGAACCGGCCCCTTCCGATGCAACTGTCGAGCCTGATGCTGCTCGGTATCGGCGCTCAAATGCGACGGCTGACGCGGCGGCTAAAGGAATTCCTCTTCGCGGTCTGGTGGTGGGCGGTACTCGGCGTCGCACTGTCGGCCGGCGCGGTCGCCGTCCTCGTGCTCCCCCGTCTCTCCTGGCGCTGGCATGCTGTTCGCTGGATTTGCCGCGCGGCACTCGCCGTAATGGGGGTACCGCTTGCCGCCAGCGGCGTCGAATGCGTTCCGAGGCAAGGGGCAATGCTTGCCTTCAATCACTCGAGTTACTTTGACGTATTCGTGCTTGCGGCGATCCTGCCTGGCGAGCCGGCGATCGTCGCCAAAAGGGAGCTTGCCGGGCATTTCCTCGCCGGTCCGCTATTGCGCCGTCTCCAAATTCCATTCGTCGAGCGCTACGACGTGTCGGAAAGTCTGGAAGATGCCAGCAGATTGACGGCTTTGGCCCGAGACGGGCGCGTCCTCGTCGTCTTCCCGGAAGGCACGTTCACCCGCAGGCCCGGGCTCACCGGCTTCTATCTGGGGGCGTTCAAGGTGGCGGCGGCCGCTGGACTGGCGATCCTGCCCGGCATCATACGGGGAACGCGAACCGTACTTCGAGGCGAGCAATGGTTTCCGAGGCACGGTGCAATCAGCGTCGAGATTGCCGACGCCGTCGCGCCGTCCGGAACGAGTTTCGAGGCCGTCATCAACTTGCGCGATGCGGTTCGCGATGTAATCCTTAGCCGTTGTGGCGAACCCGATCTCGGCGGCTTGGCAAAGCCCGAGCCTCCGGCATGA
- a CDS encoding homocysteine S-methyltransferase family protein, producing MKNIRVLDGGMSRELIRLGAELRQPEWSALALIETPEIVRQVHEEFIEAGADVITTNSYALVPFHIGEERFRAEGPTLIDLSGRLARAAADVESRRNILVAGSLPPIFGSYEPERFDGSRVQDYLAVLVENLAPHVDVWLGETLSLIAEGDAVRVAVEKTGKPFWISFTLDDEVTAINGDEPRLRSGEPVARAATWAAGAGAGALLFNCSRPEVMGNAIEVATSVLRENGAAIEVGVYANALDGDQDDGAANETLHDTRDDLNADAYSRFACQWAEAGATLIGGCCGIGAQHIHRLATALK from the coding sequence ATGAAGAACATACGTGTCCTCGACGGCGGCATGAGCCGGGAACTGATCCGCCTAGGCGCCGAATTGCGGCAACCAGAATGGTCGGCCCTGGCACTGATCGAAACGCCCGAAATCGTGCGGCAGGTGCATGAGGAGTTCATTGAAGCCGGCGCCGACGTCATCACCACCAACAGCTATGCGCTTGTTCCTTTCCATATCGGCGAGGAGCGCTTTCGCGCGGAGGGACCGACGCTGATCGATCTTTCCGGCAGGCTCGCGCGGGCGGCGGCGGACGTCGAAAGCCGACGCAATATCCTCGTCGCGGGCTCGCTTCCGCCGATCTTCGGCTCCTATGAGCCCGAGCGTTTCGATGGATCGCGGGTGCAGGATTATCTCGCGGTGCTGGTCGAGAACCTGGCACCCCACGTCGATGTCTGGCTCGGCGAGACACTGAGCTTGATCGCCGAAGGGGATGCCGTTCGCGTCGCCGTTGAAAAGACCGGCAAGCCTTTCTGGATCTCCTTCACTCTCGACGACGAGGTCACCGCGATCAACGGCGACGAACCACGGCTGCGGTCCGGAGAGCCCGTAGCGCGGGCGGCCACCTGGGCAGCTGGCGCCGGTGCCGGCGCCCTCCTCTTCAATTGCAGCCGTCCGGAGGTGATGGGCAACGCGATCGAGGTCGCCACGTCCGTTCTACGCGAGAATGGCGCCGCGATCGAGGTCGGCGTCTATGCCAATGCCCTGGATGGCGATCAGGATGACGGTGCTGCGAACGAGACGCTGCACGACACTCGCGATGATCTGAACGCCGACGCTTATTCCCGCTTTGCCTGCCAATGGGCCGAGGCGGGTGCGACCCTCATCGGCGGCTGCTGCGGGATTGGAGCGCAGCATATCCACCGATTGGCGACGGCCCTGAAGTGA